The following proteins are co-located in the Seriola aureovittata isolate HTS-2021-v1 ecotype China chromosome 7, ASM2101889v1, whole genome shotgun sequence genome:
- the LOC130172614 gene encoding sodium-dependent neutral amino acid transporter B(0)AT3-like gives MTKEKQEMETETGSVEEDEMNERPKWDNKVQYLLTCIGFAVGLGNVWRFPYLCQIYGGGAFLIPYVIALVFEGLPLLHMELAIGQRLRMGSVGVWNSISPYLGGLGVASMAVSFLVGLFYNMILAWILWYFFHSFQSPLPWRDCPINLNHTGYVTECEKSSPVNYFWYHETLNITPDIETSGSLQWWLVLCLASAWCLVYICFIRGIETIGKAIYVTATFPYLVLTIFLVRALTLSGASDGLIYLFTPNWETLKNPKVWLDAATQIFFSLSLAFGGLIAFSSYNAQKNNCERDALIVGCVNSFTSIYASIPIFAILGFKANENYNDCRNWNILRLTNAFNIGDENITLENYDHWLNYLNGTDPSEVESLSLKTCNLQTFLDQSASGTGLAFIVFTEAVIRMPGSQVWAVLFFVMLFSLGLSSMFGNLEGVLTPLLDLHMVPPWLPKEIFTGLICLISFTVALIFTLGSGNYWLEIFNSYVGSMPLLIIAFFEIISVVYIYGINRFNDDIEWMTGRRPNIYWQATWRFISPFMLLVVFVAYVVIEAEKRPTYSAWNPDYVNFPLADVLHYPEWVFVICVLLSVLPVVSIPLVALYRFIGFLKKYIMDRHNQNPYAIEFCNGEF, from the exons ATGACAAAGGAGAAacaagagatggagacagaaacTGGAAGTGTTGAAGAGGATGAGATGAATGAAAGGCCAAAGTGGGACAATAAAGTTCAATATTTGTTAACCTGCATAGGTTTTGCTGTGGGACTTGGTAATGTGTGGAGATTTCCATATTTGTGTCAGATCTATGGTGGAG ggGCGTTTCTGATTCCTTATGTCATTGCCTTGGTGTTTGAGGGACTTCCTCTGTTGCACATGGAGCTGGCCATCGGACAACGGCTCCGCATGGGAAGTGTTGGAGTGTGGAACTCAATCTCCCCATATTTAGGAGGTTTAG GTGTGGCTTCCATGGCAGTATCCTTCCTAGTTGGTCTGTTCTACAACATGATCTTAGCCTGGATCCTCTGGTACTTCTTCCACTCCTTTCAAAGTCCACTACCCTGGAGGGACTGCCCAATAAACTTGAATCATACTG GCTATGTAACCGAATGTGAAAAGAGCTCACCGGTGAACTATTTTTGGTATcatgaaacactgaacataaCACCAGACATCGAGACCAGTGGGTCCTTACAGTGGTGGCTCGTGTTGTGTCTTGCATCTGCTTGGTGCCTCGTGTACATCTGCTTCATACGTGGAATTGAGACCATAGGAAAA GCCATTTACGTCACGGCCACTTTTCCATATCTTGTTCTGACGATCTTCTTGGTCAGAGCCTTGACTCTGTCTGGGGCAAGTGATGGCTTAATATATCTCTTCACTCCAAAT TGGGAAACCCTGAAGAATCCTAAAGTCTGGTTGGATGCTGCTACTCagatctttttctctttgtctttggcCTTTGGGGGACTTATTGCTTTTTCCAGTTATAATGCTCAGAA GAATAATTGTGAGAGAGATGCCCTAATTGTTGGATGTGTGAACAGTTTTACATCGATATATGCATCAATTCCTATTTTTGCCATTCTTGGatttaaagcaaatgaaaacTACAACGATTGCCGAAATTG GAACATACTAAGACTGACAAATGCATTTAACATTGGGGATGAAAACATAACTCTTGAAAACTATGATCACTGGTTAAACTATCTCAATGGAACTGATCCATCAGAGGTTGAAAGCCTCAGTCTAAAAACCTGCAATCTTCAGACTTTCCTTGACCAG AGCGCTTCTGGAACTGGACTGGCCTTCATTGTGTTCACTGAGGCGGTGATAAGGATGCCAGGATCTCAGGTATGGGCGGTGCTGTTCTTTGTAATGCTGTTCAGCCTGGGCCTGTCCTCCATGTTTGGAAATCTAGAGGGGGTCCTCACTCCTCTGCTGGACCTGCACATGGTTCCACCCTGGCTTCCTAAGGAGATTTTCACAG GGTTAATATGTCTCATCTCCTTTACTGTGGCTCTCATCTTTACTCTGGGATCTGGAAACTACTGGCTGGAGATTTTCAACAGCTACGTGGGATCCATGCCTCTGCTCATCATAGCATTCTTTGAGATCATCAGTGTGGTTTACATCTATGGAATAAATAG GTTTAATGACGACATTGAATGGATGACAGGTCGGAGGCCGAACATCTACTGGCAGGCTACTTGGCGCTTCATCAGCCCTTTCATGCTACTCGTGGTTTTTGTTGCATACGTTGTGATTGAGGCAGAAAAACGACCAACATATAGCGCCTGGAACCCAGATTAC GTGAACTTCCCCCTCGCTGATGTTCTGCACTATCCTGAATGGGTTTTTGTTATCTGTGTGCTCCTATCTGTCCTTCCTGTCGTGTCCATTCCCCTTGTGGCTCTCTACAGATTCATCGGTTTCCTGAAGAAGTACATCATGGACAGGCACAATCAAAACCCATACGCAATTGAATTCTGTAATGGagaattttaa
- the slc6a19b gene encoding solute carrier family 6 member 19b: protein MKLQLPNPGLEDRILSHQQLEKLEEEEAGDRPKWDNKAQYMLTCVGFCVGLGNVWRFPYLCQSHGGGAFMIPFLILLVLEGIPLLHLEFAIGQRLRRGSFGVWATIHPYLTGIGIASMCVSLTISLYYNTIIAWILWYFFNSFQEPLPWSQCPTNTNLTGFISECERSSPVDYFWYRETLNTTPTIEEDGGLQWWILLCHICAWSVLYVCIIRGIETTGKAVYVTSTLPYVVLTIFLIRGLTLKGSLNGIKFLFTPDLKELAKPSTWLDAGAQVFYSFSLAFGGLISFSSYNSVHNNCEQDAVTISLINGITSVYAATVIYTIIGFRATERFDNCLSGNIVALLNVFDLAEGDITDSNYNQVVQHLNETHPEVIQGLDLKTCNLNTFLSEGVEGTGLAFIVFTEAITKMPLSPVWAVLFFIMLFCLGLSSMFGNIEGVLVPLQDLKVFPKTWPKEAITGVTCMLCCLVGLIFLQGSGTYWLSLFDIYGGSIPLLVVAFCEMVTVVYIYGIDRFNDDIKFMIGHKPNFFWQATWRVISPLIMLFILVFYLVTKVSEKVFYKAWDPESEKFPTLEEKPYPVWIYVIIFILAGIPSLAVPFVALWKCIKTKKSDK, encoded by the exons ATGAAGCTGCAACTCCCCAATCCGGGCCTGGAGGACAGGATATTGTCCCATCAAcagctggagaagctggaggaggaagaggctggaGACAGACCAAAATGGGACAACAAGGCCCAGTACATGCTGACCTGTGTGGGGTTTTGTGTGGGACTCGGAAATGTCTGGCGCTTCCCCTATCTGTGTCAGAGTCATGGAGGAG GTGCATTTATGATACCATTTCTGATCCTACTGGTCCTTGAAGGAATCCCACTTCTGCATCTGGAGTTTGCCATCGGTCAACGTTTAAGAAGAGGAAGCTTTGGAGTGTGGGCTACAATTCATCCTTATTTGACTGGCATTG GTATTGCATCCATGTGTGTATCTCTGACAATCAGTCTCTACTACAACACCATCATTGCCTGGATTTTGTGGTATTTCTTCAACTCTTTTCAAGAGCCTCTGCCGTGGAGCCAATGTCCCACGAATACCAATTTAACAG GATTTATCTCAGAGTGTGAAAGGAGCTCCCCAGTGGATTATTTTTGGTACAGGGAGACCCTGAACACAACTCCCACAATTGAGGAGGATGGTGGGCTGCAGTGGTGGATACTGTTATGCCATATTTGTGCATGGTCTGTGCTCTATGTCTGCATCATTCGTGGGATTGAGACAACTGGGAAG GCCGTGTATGTGACATCAACCCTTCCCTATGTGGTGCTCACAATATTTCTGATCAGAGGACTGACCCTGAAAGGCTCTTTGAATGGAATAAAGTTTCTCTTCACCCCAGAT TTAAAAGAGCTGGCAAAGCCATCAACATGGCTGGATGCAGGTGCTCAGGTTTTCTATTCCTTCTCTCTGGCTTTTGGTGGTCTCATTTCCTTCTCCAGCTACAACTCAGTGCA TAACAACTGTGAACAGGATGCAGTGACCATCTCTCTCATCAACGGCATCACCTCCGTCTACGCTGCAACTGTTATTTACACCATTATCGGCttcagagcaacagagagatTTGACAACTGTCTTTCTGG AAACATCGTAGCACTACTAAATGTGTTTGACCTTGCGGAGGGAGACATCACTGACAGCAACTATAATCAGGTTGTTCAACATCTTAATGAAACACACCCTGAGGTTATTCAAGGACTGGATCTGAAAACCTGCAACTTGAATACTTTTCTCAGTGAG GGAGTTGAGGGAACTGGTTTAGCCTTCATTGTGTTCACTGAGGCTATCACCAAGATGCCCCTATCACCAGTGTGGGCCGTCCTTTTCTTCATAATGCTTTTCTGTCTTGGCCTGTCATCTATGTTTGGTAACATCGAGGGAGTTCTAGTGCCACTGCAAGACCTCAAAGTTTTCCCTAAGACATGGCCAAAAGAGGCTATCACTG GTGTAACGTGCATGCTCTGCTGTCTGGTGGGTCTAATATTTCTCCAAGGCTCAGGGACCTATTGGCTTTCACTCTTTGACATCTATGGAGGATCCATCCCTTTGCTAGTTGTAGCTTTCTGCGAAATGGTCACAGTGGTTTACATATATGGGATAGACAG GTTCAATGACGATATAAAGTTCATGATTGGACACAAACCCAACTTCTTCTGGCAGGCAACATGGAGAGTCATCAGCCCGCTCATTATGCTTTTCATCTTGGTCTTTTACCTCGTGACTAAAGTTTCTGAAAAGGTCTTTTACAAAGCCTGGGATCCTGAATCG GAGAAATTTCCTACACTTGAGGAAAAGCCATATCCAGTCTGGATCTATGTGATCATCTTCATATTGGCAGGAATACCGAGTCTTGCTGTACCTTTTGTTGCTCTCTGGAAATGTATTAAGACAAAGAAGAGTGACAAGTAA